caaacaaaatttaacaaatttcagATCATAAAAGAAGAACATACAATATTGAAAGACTTTACAGTTTACATACGTATGTAGTACGCGTATATATACGTGTCTATATATACACGAGGAGCTTAAACTCACCTATGAAATTGAAGTGATTCATATTTGGGATTTTGTTGATGTGCTGTGGTTTCAATGGAGAAAAATCTCAAAACTGGGATGTTTGTTTGTTCAAGCTAAGTCCCAAGAAATCTGATTTAGGTAAAAGAAgtggggaaaaaaaaagaagaagatagcAATTAGGTAAAAGaagggggaaaaaaagaaaaaaagaagatagcAATTAGGTaaagaaggggaaaaaagaaaaagaagaagatagcAATTAGGtaaaagaaggggaaaaaagaaaaagaagaagatagcAATCAGGTAAAAGGAGGAGGCGTGAGAGAAGAAAAGAATCTAAAACGTCTTTTGActgattaattattttagtatcTATTAAGTTGTTTtacgtttttcttttcttaattctaGTGAAAAAGAGAAGTTCacttcaaattgaattttaaaaaattaattagtataaattgCCCTCTATTTTGCTTCCTTATCAATAGAAGTCCCCtttttttttaggaataaaAAGGATACTATGAATTACATTGACCCGGGACTACAATCCCACCTACATCATTCCATAGTAATGCCCATGCACCTGGAATTGGGCACTGGTGAATTTGAAACTATGTAGCTCCCCATTTTACTATATAGCAACCTCACACAAATGCTCCTGATGAGTGAATAGGCATGGCTATAATAATCATCTTAAAgggattatttttaattacataaatattaattaaaaacttgtgCCTATAAATGTTCATCAAGAGTAATTTTAGCCCTTAATtctcatgattttttttcattttttaatgatggtaatgataaagttatatcattttattaatcaatttcttGGATTActtcattattatcattattactgTTATTTGTTCATgtatatagttaaaattttgatacacatgtaaacatatatacttacgtgacatttgattttcttgattgctTTACTGGCTGAAACGAATTTGTTCGTATACGTAATAGATGAGTACTTCGGCTATTGAAGTTAGtgatgaaaaagtaaaagtaatgtGGGATAAGAGATTGACAGaaatattttgtgatatttgtattaaaaagaTATTGAAAGGCAATAGGCCTGTTACTCATTTCACAAGAGATGGACGGTTGAAAATAATGACAAACTTTGAGAAAGAAACGGGCAAGGGTTTTTTCACAAAGACAACTTAAAAATAGGTGGGATGCCctaaaaaaagaatggaaagcTTGGAAGAAACTTAAAGGCGAAGATACTGGTTTAGGGTGGAATCCTATAAAAAGAACCGTTGATGCATCGGATGAATGGTGAGAGAGTAGGCTCCAGGTacattaataattctaaattttttcatttttttcttatttatgatgGTATTGATAATTACTGTTATTAAACTATCATTTTATATGTAGGTTGTGCCTGAAGctaaaaaatttagaacatcGGGCATTGATCCCGAATTCTTATGGAAGTTAGACCAAATGTTCATGGGGATAGTTGCAACAGGTGATAAAGCATGGGCACCTTCTTCTGGTACACTCCTTACTGATTTTTTTGAGAATGTTAACAACGAAATACCTGaagagaatgaagaagaaaatatgagaaatgatgTTCACATTTTAAATGATGTTCACATTTCACATGATGTTCacatttcaaatgatgttcaaaCTGATGGAACcagtcaaaaaagaaaaaaccctgAGATGTCAAGTTCACATTTTaaaaatggaagaaagaaaTCCTTAAAGCAAATTGGAGGGGCTGCAAGATTGTCCagtcaaatagaaaaattatgcaATGCAGTTGACAGTATGAGTCAGACCACATCTAGTTTGACTCCTGTTATGGATCCATTTGGTATTCCACAAGCAGTCAAAATGCTGGACAGCATGTCGGAAGAAGTTCCAGAAGCTAGTCCGCTATACTTTTTCGCACTTACATTATTGCTCAATAAGGACAAGcgaattatgtttttatcaattaatcccAAGATTAGGGCTTTGTGGCTTAAGACGGAAATGGAGgatagttaaaaattttctgatCTTTTAGGGTTCAAAGATATCTATATGTGACTAAACAACAATGCTAAACTAGTTTTATcaatagttatttatgtttggtttttggatattgaatttatgttctacttatttatgtgtaatctagttttattaaaagttttttatgtttggtctttagatattgaatttatattctacttattttttactaaattagttttatcaatagttgtttatttatatgtgattttggatATAAAATTTACTCACAGGTGATGAGTATAGTCGAGGATTATAGCCGTGATGAAAGTGACgatgaaagggaaaagaaagagtTTTACAACGCATGGAATGTTTTAAACGATTATTTGTTGTTGCATCATCTTCCATGCAATTATATTACGAGAAGTATATATTGAGGCAACCATGCATGGATTCAAAACGGTCAGGTGAGACATGGATCCAAGAGATCCTTGACAGTCACGAACTCACgttgtatgattaattttaggatGTCTAAAATGATATTCACAAGTTTGCTGAGAGTTTTGGAGACAAGATACAACTTGCAAACTTCAAGAAACATATCTTCTACTGAAATATtgggaatttttttatacatcttGGGCACCGGTGCAAAAGTTTCCCAatgtcgagaaagatttcaaagGTCTAGATCAACAATAAGTCGACACTTTGCAGTTGTGCTTGAGAAAGTTTCAAGGACGGTCACTGATCTAATTGCACCCGAAGATCCTTTTTTTAGCTCAATACCCGAACAAATACGTAATGATCCTAGATATATGCCacattttaaggttaaaatttaattttatattattatattttaatatatttggtcGACTAAAAATATGCACGagattaatatgattatttgttcAGGATTGCATAGGTGCAATTGATGGTACTCACATTGCGGCTATTCTTCcaccaaatgaacaaattccCTATATTGGAAGAAAAGGTATCCCGACTCAAAATGTTATGGCagtatgtgattttaatatgtgtttCACATTTGTTATGGCTAGATGGGAAGGATCGGCACATGACACTAGAATATTTCTTGATGCAATTCGAGACCCAAAATACAAATTTCCACACCCTCCAAAtggttagatattttatttatatgtcattttttaaataataaagtatatattctttaattgatactttttattaaaaaaattcttgaattaattgtttgttatattatgacttgtaggaaaatattatcttgttgatTCTGGGTATCCTCAAATGAAAGGTTATCTTGGACCATATAGAGGTCAgcgatatcatttacctgacTTCCGTAGAGGTAGACCGATATCTGGTAAAGAAGAGATATTCAATCATTCACATTCATCATTACGTAGTGTGATTGAACAaacttttggtgttttgaaaaaaaaatgggccATTTTAAGGGATATTCCaagttatagttttgaaaagcaAACGATGATCGTTGTTGCTACAATGACGATACACAATTTTATCCGAAAACATGTCGGTCGAAATGATGCAGATTTTATGGAATACAAAGATATTAACTGGGCATATGAGAATAATATTGATTCAGAAAATGCGCATGGTCGAGAAAGTGATGATGATGACGGCGacgatgataatgatgatgacgGTGAATCAAACAATTTTAGTGGTTTTGAAATAGAATTAACAGGAGATGCTATAgcttctagtttaatgaattcactttaaattgtaaatgctattgtaaaatttttagtatttatatctgatatataaatattatccctttttaaaacttcaatccaaatatatgtaatattttaatttgttaggtttatgttttctatgttatgttaatatctaatatgagttatatattcaaatacattttaaaataaaataatacaaatgtgttaaaagcattaattaaaaaaatatttttataataatacaattgtgtcaatatctaattacaaatatttaattattataaaaatatttaaatatagtttatatattataattaaatttaataaataattaatattaattacttagaaatatttaaaattaatattatatagtaaaatattaataataagttataataaattatttttatatttttgctaaaatatcataatattaactaatttaagcattatttaaatacatatttgttactttataatatcatgtctaaaatggacattttattcttcaaaagcactttttgacagcaataccaaacactcaaaattttcaaaaacacttctcaaaatcacttttccacagcacttttcaaaagcacttttcaaaagcaatgaagaactggcccctAATAGTTTTAAGGTTAAAAGAGGCGAAAAAATATAAAGCgctaatgataaatttaacccttaaagtttattttttttgtcaattcggcctttattctttttttttttagttaaatttgaccccaacctttaaaaacaaaagccatatttaaccatcaatctttcaaaaaaatattaaattattatttttaatgaaaatactgATTAAAACATTAAGCCTATGTTTTGTTTGAAAAtgggagaggaaaagaaaggaaaataagaaaAGGGTTGTTGGATAATTTAGGTTAAGGAAAGTAAGAGAAATTGAatatctattatttttcttagaagttaaattgttttatggtaaactaaaaaaatagtcacttatatatggtttaaattatgttttggtcactaaaatttaaattgttatgaaatagtcactaatgttattaattaataatattttagtcactgtACCGTTATTTAACATTAAAAGGGTTACGGAAGTCTGATGTGGCACAAATTGTGTCATTAACTTCTGTCATGGATTCCATGTCATCGCCCTATAatctaaacaatttttttttaaattttaaattttttaattttactttatttttcttcttcttcttcctttttttttctttctttttccacatTTCTtatgttttcctttcttttttttttctttttctttatcacCATCTTCATCTCACCAAGAACATTCATCATTATCATCTTCAACATCTAGCTCCCATATTCAACCTACTAAACCTACTAACAACTCATGAACCAAGATCCCTAAACCACCAAAAAAAGAACACAAATGTCAACAGCAACAAGACACCAAACCCATAAATCTAGACAGTGGAGAGGAAAAGCTCGGTGAAGTTTTGGAGCTCCATTCGCAAATACCAAGGGTGAAAGTGAAGCTTAAGAGTAGAAGAACAACATAGAAAAAATGAGGGGTTGATCCGAAGGACGAGGAGGGTGATCGAAGAAAACTAGGCTGCAACTTTGGTTTTAGATCTAGGAAAATCGGTAATGATTTTGAAGAAACGGTGGATAGATTTTAAAAGAGCATGAGAAAACAAGTTTAGAGTGAAGCAAGATTTTGTCAGCCACTAGAAATGATGGTTGGCATAGTGACTCGATACCCTAGTTGTCAGATTCTGAGTTTTGATATGGAATAATCAGTAGGAATgattaacaacaacaaaatgtttaaatttatgttattagAGCCAATATAAAAACGTTGCGTTTTAAGTCTtagtattttaatgaaaatggtgCGTTGTGGGAAGAGAGTTAGGGTTGTGTCCAAAATggttcatttaatttaaatgaccGTTCAATGAAATGGTGCGACTTAGGAAACATTATTGTCACCTACTAGTGTGTCATTCCATGGCCTTTACTCACCCCTTTAATGCCCAATCAGGAAAAGGGAAGACAATTAAGAAATATAGCTTagttttctttctattttgagtTTTCTCCCTTAACAAAGGTATCAGAGCTTCAACGATCCTCATGGCTAATAATGGAGTTACCATGCAACTGCAAAAGAAGATGGGCTTGCTGCAACATGAATTGTCTAAACTGCAAGTGGAGTTAACACGAATCGATGCCAAACTGGATTCTTATTTTAAGGACTTCCATGATGAGTTCAAAAGAGAATTAGATCCAAGTTACAATACCTTTTTGAGCAATATCTGGGGCAATCATCGATGAGTGCTGCTGGCTTACCTCAAGACAAGGGCTGTATTTGACTAGCTCATATAAGCATAATCTGTTTCCGGACTTGTGTATTGAATACTTTTACAAAGATCCATCGGAAGAATAAATGTTATTTGATACAGAACTGTTTCTTTGAACTAAACAAATTATGAACTCTGAGTATGCgtatgtttaaatggttacTCATTGGGAATTGTTCAATCATGTTGTGTTAAGGTTAACACTTGGAAATGGTTATATGGAAATAATTATATGAAGTGTTATATGAAGTGTTTACATGAATAGATATGTAAAAAGGGACTTTTGAAATGAACACTTAAAAtagaaatgtgaaattgttaaatgaataaatgttgaatGAATGGTATATCAAATGTGTTTACTTGTATATGTTCTATTGTTGAGCTTACTAACTTGTAGGACTTGTGATGTGTATAGGATTTGAATGCATTTTTGAGCCTTTAATGAAATTAAGCATCAATTGTATGAATTGTGCCTATTTGGTAAGTTCATGTTTATgatttatacgaacttactaagcactagttgcttacgatatttgttttctttttctgtaaatCATCAGAAAGTTCAATTGGTTGGAATCAAGTTGGAGCACATACATACTATCCATCCTTCATCTCGATAGAAGTTTAGGTTATTTTAATGTcgggttataaatggcatgtactagaagcctttaaattattttgtttattatgatGTTGTTTATAAGCTAGTTTGAGTAAGCTTtgtgattatatatatgtttggtaTCTTTAGGTTATGTGTGAGATTTGAAGTGCTTTTAGTTATTGTTAAGTGCCTATTGTGATTAACTTGAGATATGGTTAATAGTTATGATGAAAAAGAGGTCCACACggtaagtcattttaattttaagtgcAAGTTGGTCCACACGgtctcagtgagttacatgagttggcgacatggtcgtgtgaccttaCTTCAAATATACACACAGGCGGGCACACGGGCTGGAACATGACCATCTGTCCCATATTTCAAATTGAACATGGTTAGGTACACGACATGGGCTTTGTCACACGATCTtgccacacggtcatgtgacccatgcttccaaaatttttagatttttctaaaattttccatttcatttcaaattagtccttgaatgttcccaaactatttttaaagctTGCTAGGCTCGGGAATATTGGAAgttaatgttaatattttaaattgattaaattttctatgtgatgctaattgttttaatttgttcTATAATACTTCGTAACCTTGATTTGACGACAGAGAtaggttgggggtgttacacctCTACCAGGGTTCCAAACAAAGGAAATTTTAGCTATGTCCCCAATGACAGACTTGGGGCATTTGGGAACTCTCTCTCAAGCCAGTACAATAGACACAATAAGAAAGGCCCTTAAGTTGGTCAGCCCTCGATTCAATGGAATTGATTTTAAGGGTTGGTGGTCTAAGCTCAAGTAATTCTTTGAGGCTGAGAATATAGGGGATCATGCCAAGGTCAAGGTAGTAATGTTGCATTTGGAGGGTAAAACCTTTAATTGGCACCACTTTTTTGCATAAAGGTAAGGTGGTCTATGTCAACTTACTTGGGAGGTGTATGTTCGGGGATTGAAAGAATGGTTTGGATCTAACACCTTTTTGGACCCTATGGATGAGTTTGTTTCCCTCAAGTAGCTGGGTACAGTGGATCATTGCCATGATAACTTTGTGAGTCTTCTTAACCAGTTGCATTTACCTGAGAATTGTGCACTGAGTATTTTCATTAgcaatattaaaatagaaattagacAGTATCTAAGATTGTTTAAACCTAATATTTTAGTGGAAGGTTATCTGATTGCTCAACAAGTGGAAAGTATTGTGTTCAATACCCTAAAGAGAAGTGCTTCTATAGTAGGAAACACGAGTTATTCCAATCCTACATTCCCTAATGTTAAGGGGTATAATTCTATTGGAAGTCCCACGGTTCCAGAAGGGCACCCTTCTACAACCACTGGACACAAGACTCCTACCAAATCACTCTCTCGGTCTGAAATGGaataaaggagaaaaaaaaggttTGTGCTTCTGGTGTGCCTCCAAGTAAACACCAGGGCATAAATGCACTAAGTATCAATTTTACCAGTTTGTGATAGAGCCCCTAATTTGAACAATAAAATGAGGTTAATAGTCATTCATTTGAAGAGTTCCAAGACTGGCCTGAGAAATTGGAACCCTTGGACTATGAGGTTGAGTCAGTTACACTAGTTGTATCTTTACATTCCCTCAATGGATCTTAAGGCCACAATACCATGAGACTGTCAGCTCGATATGGCCAGGTGGAAATCATTATTCTTGTTGATTCTGGAAGTACACACAATTTTTTGGACACCAAGTTGATGAGAAGATTGAATCTACTAATAGAACAATCCTGCCAACTAAGAGTGATAGTTGCTAATGGGGTTAAGTTGTCCACTCAGGGACTGTTCAAAGCTGTGTCTTAAGGGGCACAAGGGTACAAGTTCATCACTGATTTCATGGCTCTTCCTATCAATGGTTGTGATTTGGTTCTTGGTATTTAGTGGCTAATCTCACTAGGATCGATTACCTAGAATTTCTCTTATCTGACCATGCAATTTGAGTACCTGGGACAATATTGTACCCTCCAAGGTATTCTTCTTGGTAGCATCCACATTCTATCTGGTCTTTAATTGTCCAAGTGCCTTAGTATAATGGGATACGGTCCCTACTATATGCTTCTCACTTCTAATGCCCAAGAAGCTTTGACCTTACTTCTCAATCTTTACATAAGGATATCCAAATGCTTCTTGAAGAATTTGAGGATGTCTTTCAACTACCTAAAGGGTTTCCTCCTGTCAGGATGTATGATCACATGATACATTTATAGGATGAATCGTAAATGGTTAAGGTGAGGTCCTATAGATACCCTGTTATCTAGAAGACAGAAATAGAAAGGTTCGTCCAGGAAATGTTGCAGGCTGGGATCATTAGGGACAACTTCAGTCCTTTTGCATCACCAATTGTAATGGTGTAAAAGAATGATGGTAGTTGGAGGTTGTGTGTGGACTATAGAAAGCTTAACCAACTTCATCAAAGATAAGTGTCCAATACCTATCATAGAAGAACTCCTTGATAAGCTGGGGCAAGCCAGTTATTTCTCAAAGTTAGATCTGAAGTCTGTCGATCATCATATCAGAATGTGGGAAAAGGACATTCACAAGACAACATTTAGGACTCATAAGGATTACTATGAGTTATACCATTTGGCCATACTAATGCTCCCTTAAGCTTTTAGTCTCTAATGAATGAGGTTTTCA
This genomic stretch from Gossypium raimondii isolate GPD5lz chromosome 6, ASM2569854v1, whole genome shotgun sequence harbors:
- the LOC105774027 gene encoding uncharacterized protein LOC105774027 is translated as MINFRMSKMIFTSLLRVLETRYNLQTSRNISSTEILGIFLYILGTGAKVSQCRERFQRSRSTISRHFAVVLEKVSRTVTDLIAPEDPFFSSIPEQIRNDPRYMPHFKDCIGAIDGTHIAAILPPNEQIPYIGRKGIPTQNVMAVCDFNMCFTFVMARWEGSAHDTRIFLDAIRDPKYKFPHPPNGKYYLVDSGYPQMKGYLGPYRGQRYHLPDFRRGRPISGKEEIFNHSHSSLRSVIEQTFGVLKKKWAILRDIPSYSFEKQTMIVVATMTIHNFIRKHVGRNDADFMEYKDINWAYENNIDSENAHGRESDDDDGDDDNDDDGESNNFSGFEIELTGDAIASSLMNSL